The segment TTATCTAAACGCAAAATCGGGCAGGCAAACTTTCAACCAGTTCATATTTTCCCCGGACATGGAATCGTGCGGGAAATGGTACAGGCAGCTTCTTGCCGAAAGCTCTGGCAAGGAGTGGAACATTGACGGCTCTGCAAGGATAAACGCAGGCATCACCCCGATGGTCTCTATCGGCACTACTGATTTGCACTCAATAGCGCAGCTTTACCTTGCCGGGCCGCGAAACACCTACTTCAGGTTCATCTCCTATGATGAAAAGGGCGAGCACCTAACAATACCAGACATGCCGCACTTTGAGCCGCTTGTCCAAAACATCCAGGGGCGCGAAACTCAGGACATATCTGATGCAATACTTGGTGGGGTCCAGGCGGCTTTTGCCGAGGCGGGGTTGCCGTTCCAGCAAATCAGGCTCAAGGCAAAAAGCCCCAAGTCATTGGGGTGGCTGTTCCAGTTCCAAATGGCTGAAGTTGTGCTTTTGTGCGAGCTGCTTGGCGTAAACCCCTATGACCAGCCAAATGTGGAAAGCTACAAGCAACAGACAAGGAAGCTTCTGTCGCAGGGCATTTAGAGAAGAGAGAAGTCTGGGCTATAGCTATCTAGTCACTTAGTCCCTGCTTTTTTGCTGGGGCTGGCTTGCGATAAGCATTGCCCCAACAAGGCTAGGATGCTCAAGCCTTGAAAGTGCTATTGGCGTGTTTTTGACAACCGGAATTGCTCCAGCTGCAAAACCCTCGTCAAATTCCTTCTTGTATTTGCCTTGGTATGCCTGCGCCACAGGCCCTCCAACCACAATGAGCTTTGGATTGAACGCATTTGCAAGGCTTGCCACTCCACGTCCTGCAATCCTTGCCGCATTCCTTGAAACAGAAACCGCAACCTGGTCCTGGCTTTCAAGAATCTGCGCAGCTGTGGCAGTCTCCCAAAAAAGGCTTGTCTGCGCGCCTGCCTGCGCGGCATCGGCAAACCTGCCCACAATTCCGCTTCCGGAAGCATACCTTTCAAAGCAGCCCTCTCCGCCGCAGCCGCAGGCAGGCCCACCCAAAGTCATTTTCATGTGCCCAAATTCGCCTGCCATGTTGTTGCTTCCGCGGTAAAGCCTTGAACCTATTATCACGCCCCCGCCAATGCCGGTTCCGAAGTTGACGGCTATCATGTCCCCGACTCCTTTTCCTGCACCCATCCTGCTCTCGGCAATGGCAAAGCATTTTGAGTCGTTCTCAACTTCTACTTTCTTTCCAATCAGCCTGCCTAGTTCTGCTGCAAAATCAAACCTTTCTGCAATCCCGATGTTTGGCAATCCGTACACTATCCCGTCTTTGACAAATCCTGGCACGCAAA is part of the Candidatus Parvarchaeota archaeon genome and harbors:
- a CDS encoding ROK family protein, which encodes MLTGFWTRCKRLRGFLENRIRLLQQASRRIGKDFAKKGLNKGQTKAFFMGNRRIGSFARTNVKMGDAKMIVGRQLEGSHYNTQRAKGSGRKWQQGRERFAGMERHQKHENRQGHGFAAHRDFRRQEAQRHPQSQQELKVHKDIIVLGEEPDDKAQEKQERYFGKVVIACDVGATKILAAAFTPSGKIVRQLGLGTPKKSKKLLLDAIASTIDRLGYKKTIGIGVCVPGFVKDGIVYGLPNIGIAERFDFAAELGRLIGKKVEVENDSKCFAIAESRMGAGKGVGDMIAVNFGTGIGGGVIIGSRLYRGSNNMAGEFGHMKMTLGGPACGCGGEGCFERYASGSGIVGRFADAAQAGAQTSLFWETATAAQILESQDQVAVSVSRNAARIAGRGVASLANAFNPKLIVVGGPVAQAYQGKYKKEFDEGFAAGAIPVVKNTPIALSRLEHPSLVGAMLIASQPQQKSRD